One region of Limisphaera ngatamarikiensis genomic DNA includes:
- a CDS encoding nitroreductase family protein: protein MKDFFALVEDRRSVRAFEARPVEPGLVERVLRAAQRAPSAGNLQAYEVVVVRDPQTIRSLAALCYNQTFIAQAPVVLVFCADPARSAVKYGAKGESLYALQDATIAAAYAELAVAALGLATCWVGAFDESELARRLKLRPGLRPIALFPVGWPAEQPARTPRRPFEEVVHEYQP, encoded by the coding sequence ATGAAAGACTTCTTTGCCTTGGTGGAGGATCGGCGATCGGTTCGCGCGTTTGAGGCGCGACCGGTGGAGCCGGGTTTGGTGGAACGGGTGCTCCGGGCTGCGCAACGGGCCCCGTCGGCGGGCAACCTTCAGGCCTATGAAGTGGTGGTGGTCCGCGACCCGCAGACCATCCGCTCCCTGGCAGCGCTTTGCTACAACCAAACCTTCATCGCCCAGGCGCCCGTGGTCCTGGTGTTTTGCGCCGACCCGGCCCGATCCGCCGTGAAATACGGCGCCAAGGGCGAATCCCTTTACGCCCTCCAGGACGCCACCATCGCCGCTGCCTACGCCGAATTGGCCGTGGCGGCGCTCGGCCTGGCGACCTGTTGGGTGGGCGCATTCGACGAATCGGAACTGGCCCGGCGATTGAAACTCCGACCCGGTCTCCGGCCCATCGCCCTGTTCCCCGTGGGTTGGCCGGCGGAACAGCCCGCGCGCACTCCCCGGCGACCTTTCGAAGAAGTGGTCCACGAGTATCAACCCTGA
- a CDS encoding helix-turn-helix domain-containing protein — protein sequence MDPAESRNLIEALLRSEVYQEYERAFSEATGLVLSLRPVESWRLTHHGKRHESPFCSLMSAQSRSCAACLQVQQRLVEMAVEGARTIHCFAGLSDTAVPIRLGNQIVGFLQTGQVFRKRPTRQQFARVCKTLEDWGLQYDRAQLEEAFFKTRVVSPRQHESAVKLLSIFAQHLALISNQVLLQQKNAEPPVIRKAKEYILEHMAEDLSLTRVARAVNTSTFYFCKMFKKYTGINFTDYLSRVRIEKAKNLLLNPNLRVSEIAFEVGFQSLTHFNRVFKRILGQSPTQYRAQLSGR from the coding sequence ATGGATCCGGCAGAGAGCCGGAACCTGATCGAGGCGCTGCTGCGGTCGGAGGTGTACCAGGAGTACGAGCGCGCGTTTTCGGAGGCCACCGGTTTGGTGCTGTCGTTGCGCCCCGTGGAGAGCTGGCGCCTGACGCATCACGGCAAACGCCATGAAAGCCCGTTTTGCAGCCTGATGTCGGCTCAAAGCCGGTCGTGCGCCGCGTGTCTGCAGGTGCAGCAACGGCTGGTGGAAATGGCGGTGGAGGGGGCGCGGACCATCCATTGTTTTGCCGGACTCAGTGACACGGCGGTGCCCATCCGGCTCGGCAACCAGATCGTGGGCTTCTTGCAGACCGGCCAGGTGTTTCGCAAGCGGCCCACGCGCCAGCAGTTTGCCCGGGTTTGCAAGACCCTGGAGGATTGGGGCCTGCAATACGATCGCGCACAACTGGAGGAGGCCTTTTTCAAAACCCGCGTCGTCTCACCGCGCCAGCACGAGTCGGCGGTGAAACTGCTCAGCATTTTTGCCCAGCATCTGGCGCTCATCAGCAACCAGGTGTTGTTGCAGCAGAAGAATGCCGAGCCGCCGGTCATCCGGAAGGCCAAGGAGTACATCCTCGAGCACATGGCCGAGGACCTGTCGCTGACCCGAGTGGCCAGGGCGGTGAACACAAGCACGTTTTACTTCTGCAAGATGTTCAAGAAGTACACCGGCATCAATTTCACCGACTACCTTTCGCGCGTGCGGATCGAGAAGGCCAAGAACCTGCTGTTGAACCCGAACCTGCGGGTCAGTGAGATCGCGTTCGAGGTCGGGTTCCAATCCCTGACGCACTTCAACCGCGTGTTCAAGAGGATCCTCGGTCAGTCTCCCACGCAGTATCGGGCCCAACTTTCGGGCCGCTGA